One Mycoplasma wenyonii str. Massachusetts DNA window includes the following coding sequences:
- a CDS encoding lysylphosphatidylglycerol synthase domain-containing protein, translated as MFNHNILSLESLAPYSREGYYNPEQLHQSYLKTKTASLSSRVWKKLRQLNKKYFLNIWGVLFLVAVFLNLFYLQPLEWSKFSSTFQKSNSKGSFEAFVTVMVYGTIFFLINDVFLGKWAFSIYISRTRKLREKISKVEWLKLLSITFFIRSITPFSIGSEPYIIFWLRKRGISLRQASAIVSSLTVSWLLAQAIITWPSFITLQAQHNLVDPTKKELKYSWMVIAGLIVDIVSTLFVFTISYCKRVHYAFGLTRLKFNQIFKIKSSTALSKAELRHKYLDNKSFKKEFKRVFFNQTTIKILLLFTIQNILNYSLYALLAILILEGDQQNFQSFLNSFHIINVSTTSNNFLPTPGSEGTIQLTITKMNSLVGQGAAVAAQPAANNQNDAKEESLNKVIFLWRWFQKYKPFLCSVAFMTIYFLVFKCRLAFMNKKLKEVGPHRNISPELNAWYTVNDSLVLL; from the coding sequence TTGTTTAACCACAATATCTTAAGTCTTGAATCCCTCGCCCCTTATTCTAGGGAAGGGTATTATAACCCAGAACAACTACATCAAAGTTACTTAAAAACTAAGACTGCCTCTTTATCTTCTAGAGTCTGAAAGAAACTCCGTCAACTAAATAAGAAATATTTCTTAAATATCTGAGGGGTTTTATTTCTAGTTGCTGTATTTCTAAATCTCTTTTATCTTCAACCCCTAGAGTGAAGTAAATTCAGCTCTACTTTCCAGAAATCAAATAGCAAAGGCTCTTTTGAAGCCTTTGTAACAGTAATGGTATATGGAACCATTTTCTTTCTAATAAATGATGTGTTTTTGGGTAAATGAGCCTTCTCTATCTATATCTCCAGAACCAGAAAGCTAAGAGAGAAGATCTCTAAAGTAGAGTGACTTAAGCTACTTTCTATCACTTTCTTTATTAGATCTATTACTCCCTTCTCTATTGGTTCAGAACCTTACATCATCTTTTGACTAAGAAAGAGAGGTATTTCATTAAGACAAGCTTCAGCAATAGTTTCTAGCCTAACAGTTAGTTGACTATTAGCTCAAGCAATTATTACCTGACCTTCCTTTATTACCCTGCAAGCTCAACACAACTTAGTAGATCCAACAAAAAAAGAACTTAAGTATTCCTGAATGGTTATTGCAGGATTAATAGTAGATATAGTCTCAACACTATTTGTATTTACTATTAGTTACTGCAAAAGAGTACACTACGCTTTTGGATTAACAAGACTTAAGTTCAATCAAATATTTAAGATAAAGAGTTCAACAGCTCTTTCTAAGGCTGAATTGAGACACAAATATTTAGATAATAAGAGCTTTAAGAAGGAATTTAAGAGAGTATTTTTCAATCAAACTACTATCAAGATACTTCTCCTATTCACAATTCAGAATATTCTGAATTATTCCTTATATGCCTTATTAGCTATCTTGATACTAGAAGGAGATCAACAAAACTTCCAAAGTTTCTTAAATAGCTTTCACATAATTAATGTTTCTACCACCTCCAATAACTTCTTACCAACTCCAGGGTCTGAAGGAACAATTCAACTAACTATTACTAAGATGAATTCACTAGTTGGTCAAGGGGCCGCTGTTGCTGCTCAACCAGCCGCAAATAACCAAAATGACGCAAAAGAAGAATCCCTTAATAAAGTGATATTCCTGTGAAGATGGTTCCAAAAATACAAACCTTTTTTGTGTAGTGTAGCCTTTATGACTATTTACTTCTTAGTCTTTAAGTGTAGGTTAGCTTTTATGAATAAAAAACTTAAAGAGGTAGGTCCTCATAGGAATATTTCTCCCGAACTAAACGCTTGATATACTGTCAACGATTCCTTAGTTCTTCTATAG
- a CDS encoding DEAD/DEAH box helicase, whose amino-acid sequence MDLKALISPSESILSKLNAVVLQIEDFAHELREIEDEQLKLKTKYFLRRLELGESLSDMVPEALAVVREAAYRTHNLFAFRTQLLGALIIYEGNFAEMKTGEGKTLVIVLAAYLLALAKKGLHIVTVNEYLVKRDAEFCRKTLNFLGLSVGFNSTSLTKCLKREMFKCDVTYTTNSELVFDYLRDNMAKNPNEIVLPELSYAIIDEGDSVLIDEAGTPLIISKPVRSAHKEYVEIDLAVKKLDQLDYKIDWESKTVILNSRGVRKLEYFLQIERLYSLENSIIINKIHNALCANFVLQNGREYIVHEDKIKLIDQWTGRILADRSYSYGLQQAIQAKEYLDIENESKVSAKITYQTFFRKYKKIAALSGTGFAEAKEFSETYNMIVVQIPTFRKARRVDLPDMIFRDKVAKTKAIISEIKHHYLRGQPLLVGTSSVDESEHIYSLLLQEGIPCEILNARNHYKEAEIIARAGQKYAVTIATNIAGRGVDIKISPEVVELGGLYVIACEKNESKRVDDQLRGRSGRQGDPGKTVFFISLEDTIFKRFGADKFEKLSKKIKEEHFESSFLSRTINSLQKRIQYSSFDTRKNLIEYSEVLSIQQDIIYNQRKFILFGTENEQVFLNMIDRQINSWMTDFLSQLKEKSNRPADLAYILNTYFFEIENLFWESDFKNKKPKEQEEFLKNVFFYFWELKRARLVNIDINSLLKEIMIEQIDLFWEQHLDDSEKIRTTINLQSMEQKSPLNIFIEKMEEIFIDFQKNCRCGIIREIFLLNSQSCKPELQEYVEKLRKSLEKEQKNTRQI is encoded by the coding sequence ATGGATTTAAAGGCTTTAATAAGTCCTTCAGAGTCTATTCTTTCTAAGCTAAATGCTGTAGTACTGCAAATAGAAGACTTTGCACATGAATTAAGAGAGATAGAAGATGAACAACTAAAGCTAAAAACTAAGTATTTCCTAAGAAGACTAGAACTAGGAGAGTCTCTCTCAGATATGGTTCCTGAGGCTTTAGCGGTAGTTAGAGAAGCCGCCTATAGAACCCATAATTTATTTGCCTTCAGAACTCAATTATTAGGGGCACTAATTATCTATGAAGGGAACTTTGCGGAAATGAAAACAGGAGAGGGAAAGACTCTAGTAATAGTACTAGCAGCTTACCTACTAGCTCTGGCAAAAAAAGGACTACACATAGTAACTGTTAATGAGTACTTAGTTAAGAGAGATGCAGAATTCTGCAGAAAAACTCTTAACTTTTTAGGACTATCTGTTGGCTTTAACAGTACTAGTCTAACTAAATGCTTAAAGAGAGAAATGTTTAAGTGTGATGTCACTTACACAACTAACTCTGAGCTAGTCTTTGACTACTTAAGAGACAATATGGCTAAGAATCCGAATGAGATAGTACTACCAGAACTTAGTTATGCAATCATAGATGAAGGAGACTCAGTCTTAATAGATGAAGCTGGAACTCCCTTAATTATCTCTAAGCCAGTTAGAAGTGCTCACAAAGAGTATGTAGAGATAGATCTAGCTGTTAAAAAACTAGATCAACTAGATTACAAGATTGACTGAGAGAGTAAAACAGTCATCTTAAATAGCAGAGGAGTAAGAAAGCTAGAGTATTTTCTACAAATAGAGAGACTCTATTCTCTAGAAAACTCAATCATTATTAATAAGATACATAATGCTCTGTGTGCAAACTTTGTCTTACAGAATGGTAGAGAGTACATTGTTCACGAAGACAAGATCAAACTTATTGACCAATGAACTGGAAGAATACTAGCAGATAGAAGTTATAGTTATGGATTACAACAAGCTATACAAGCTAAAGAATATCTAGATATTGAGAATGAAAGCAAGGTATCTGCAAAGATTACATATCAAACCTTCTTCAGAAAGTACAAGAAGATTGCAGCTTTATCTGGTACTGGTTTTGCAGAGGCTAAAGAGTTCTCTGAAACCTACAACATGATTGTTGTTCAAATCCCTACCTTTAGAAAGGCTAGAAGAGTTGACTTGCCAGACATGATTTTCAGAGATAAAGTAGCTAAAACAAAGGCAATTATCTCTGAGATCAAACACCACTATTTAAGAGGACAACCTTTATTAGTAGGTACTAGTTCAGTAGATGAGTCAGAACACATTTACTCTTTGTTATTACAAGAAGGAATTCCTTGTGAGATCTTGAATGCAAGAAATCACTATAAAGAAGCAGAGATTATTGCAAGAGCTGGGCAAAAATATGCAGTTACTATTGCAACCAATATTGCTGGTAGAGGGGTTGATATAAAGATCTCTCCAGAAGTAGTTGAGTTAGGAGGTCTTTATGTAATTGCCTGCGAGAAGAATGAGTCTAAGAGAGTTGATGATCAACTGAGAGGTAGATCTGGGAGACAAGGAGATCCAGGAAAGACAGTTTTCTTTATCTCTCTAGAAGACACTATCTTTAAGAGATTTGGAGCTGATAAGTTTGAGAAACTCTCCAAAAAGATAAAAGAAGAACACTTTGAGAGCTCTTTTTTATCTAGAACAATTAACTCTCTTCAAAAGAGAATTCAATACTCTTCTTTTGATACAAGAAAGAACTTAATTGAATACAGTGAAGTACTTTCTATTCAACAAGACATTATCTACAACCAGAGAAAATTCATACTCTTTGGAACTGAAAACGAACAAGTCTTCTTGAATATGATAGATAGGCAGATAAATAGTTGAATGACTGACTTTTTAAGTCAGTTAAAAGAAAAATCTAACAGACCTGCTGATCTAGCCTATATCCTAAATACTTATTTCTTTGAGATAGAAAACTTATTCTGAGAGTCTGACTTTAAGAATAAGAAACCTAAAGAACAGGAAGAATTCTTAAAGAATGTCTTCTTTTACTTCTGAGAGCTAAAGAGAGCTAGATTAGTCAATATAGATATCAACAGTTTATTGAAAGAGATAATGATTGAACAAATTGACTTATTTTGAGAACAACACCTTGATGACTCAGAGAAGATAAGAACTACTATCAATCTTCAGTCTATGGAGCAAAAATCACCACTAAATATATTTATTGAGAAAATGGAAGAGATCTTTATTGACTTCCAAAAGAACTGTAGATGTGGGATTATTAGAGAGATATTTCTCTTAAATTCTCAGAGTTGTAAGCCGGAGTTACAAGAGTATGTTGAAAAGTTAAGAAAAAGTCTGGAAAAAGAGCAGAAAAATACCAGACAAATTTAA